From Cellulosimicrobium cellulans, the proteins below share one genomic window:
- the rpsB gene encoding 30S ribosomal protein S2: protein MAVVTMRQLLESGVHFGHQTRRWNPKMKRFIFTERNGIYIVDLQQSLSYIDRAYEFVKETVAHGGSILFVGTKKQAQEPVAEQAARVGMPYVNHRWLGGMLTNFTTVHKRLQRLKELEEIDFDDVAGSSLTKKELLVLRREKDKLARTLGGIRDMAKVPSAVWIVDTNKEHLAVDEARKLHIPIVAILDTNCDPDVVDYKIPGNDDAIRSVTLLTRVIADAVAEGLLQRHSGRSGAEAEAGAEAEPLAEWERELLAGAEKQLEADETAAEANVEAAAAEEVAEAAAEVAAEEPGDAAAEVVAEAAAEVAVVADAEAVVADAEADETK from the coding sequence ATGGCCGTCGTGACCATGCGCCAGCTCCTCGAGAGCGGTGTCCACTTCGGGCACCAGACCCGCCGTTGGAACCCGAAGATGAAGCGTTTCATCTTCACGGAGCGCAACGGCATCTACATCGTCGACCTCCAGCAGTCGCTGTCGTACATCGACCGCGCCTACGAGTTCGTCAAGGAGACCGTCGCGCACGGCGGCTCCATCCTCTTCGTCGGCACCAAGAAGCAGGCCCAGGAGCCCGTGGCCGAGCAGGCCGCGCGCGTCGGGATGCCCTACGTGAACCACCGCTGGCTCGGCGGCATGCTCACCAACTTCACCACGGTGCACAAGCGTCTCCAGCGCCTCAAGGAGCTCGAGGAGATCGACTTCGACGACGTCGCCGGCTCGTCGCTCACCAAGAAGGAGCTCCTCGTCCTGCGTCGCGAGAAGGACAAGCTCGCCCGCACGCTCGGCGGCATCCGCGACATGGCGAAGGTCCCCTCCGCCGTGTGGATCGTCGACACGAACAAGGAGCACCTCGCGGTCGACGAGGCGCGCAAGCTCCACATCCCGATCGTCGCGATCCTGGACACCAACTGCGACCCCGACGTCGTGGACTACAAGATCCCGGGCAACGACGACGCGATCCGCTCCGTGACGCTGCTCACGCGGGTCATCGCGGACGCCGTCGCCGAGGGTCTGCTCCAGCGCCACTCCGGCCGCTCGGGCGCCGAGGCCGAGGCGGGCGCCGAGGCCGAGCCGCTGGCCGAGTGGGAGCGCGAGCTCCTCGCCGGTGCCGAGAAGCAGCTCGAGGCTGACGAGACCGCCGCCGAGGCGAACGTCGAGGCGGCCGCGGCCGAGGAGGTCGCCGAGGCTGCAGCCGAGGTCGCCGCCGAGGAGCCGGGCGACGCCGCCGCCGAGGTCGTGGCCGAGGCCGCTGCCGAGGTCGCCGTCGTCGCCGACGCGGAGGCCGTGGTCGCCGACGCCGAGGCCGACGAGACCAAGTGA
- the lepB gene encoding signal peptidase I gives MTDSAPPRGPQPDAGTERAALGPRDDEETPQHGEHLAEPGAHRSGRGSGERPVRKSSLLRETAIIVVSALVLSLLIKTFLVQAFFIPSASMENTLVEGDRVMVSRLVPGAFDVHRGDIVVFKDPGGWLPPPVPQAESPVSEAVRAALTFIGLLPQDTGEHLIKRVIGTPGDHVVCCDAEGRVSVNGVSIDETYIKPGSIPSQDPFDRTVPADMLFVMGDNRQNSADSRYNTGKPGGGFVPMGNVVGTAFVKVWPLSHLGLLRNPGDVFADVPAVEP, from the coding sequence GTGACCGACAGCGCCCCGCCCCGCGGCCCGCAGCCCGACGCCGGCACCGAGCGCGCGGCGCTCGGTCCTCGCGACGACGAGGAGACCCCGCAGCACGGGGAGCACCTCGCGGAGCCGGGTGCGCACCGGTCGGGCCGCGGGTCCGGGGAGCGCCCGGTGCGGAAGTCGTCGCTGCTGCGCGAGACGGCGATCATCGTGGTCAGCGCGCTGGTGCTCTCGCTGCTCATCAAGACGTTCCTGGTGCAGGCGTTCTTCATCCCGAGCGCGTCGATGGAGAACACGCTGGTCGAGGGTGACCGCGTGATGGTGTCCCGGCTCGTGCCCGGGGCGTTCGACGTGCACCGGGGCGACATCGTGGTGTTCAAGGACCCGGGCGGGTGGCTGCCGCCACCCGTGCCGCAGGCCGAGAGCCCGGTGTCGGAGGCGGTGCGTGCGGCGCTGACGTTCATCGGTCTGCTGCCGCAGGACACCGGCGAGCACCTCATCAAGCGGGTGATCGGCACGCCGGGCGACCACGTGGTGTGCTGCGACGCGGAGGGTCGGGTGAGCGTCAACGGGGTGTCGATCGACGAGACGTACATCAAGCCCGGCTCGATCCCCAGCCAGGACCCGTTCGACCGGACCGTCCCCGCCGACATGCTGTTCGTCATGGGCGACAACCGGCAGAACTCGGCGGACTCGCGCTACAACACGGGCAAGCCCGGCGGCGGGTTCGTGCCGATGGGCAACGTCGTGGGCACGGCGTTCGTCAAGGTCTGGCCGCTCTCCCACCTCGGTCTGCTGCGCAACCCCGGCGACGTGTTCGCCGACGTCCCCGCGGTGGAGCCGTGA
- a CDS encoding ribonuclease HII, which produces MDTTPARVRRAPARRRPDLRQERAMLRDGARLVAGMDEVGRGALAGPVSVGVVVVDLATKPCPPGLTDSKLLTAAAREALVAPARSWCVAWAVGHAGPAEIDAHGIVGALRLAGRRALAQVRRTVGDVDAVLLDGKHDWLSRPSAVDLFEAFDLDPHDDEQLVDPRVRTLVKADLQCASVAAASVLAKTERDGLMTSLARQYPGFGWDQNKGYGAAAHVEALREHGPTPQHRRSWRLPERGDEGLDAPAYGAPVDVLELDPDAGLPTS; this is translated from the coding sequence GTGGACACGACACCTGCGCGCGTGCGCCGTGCTCCTGCGCGCCGCCGTCCGGACCTGCGCCAGGAGCGCGCGATGCTGCGCGACGGCGCGCGGCTCGTCGCCGGCATGGACGAGGTCGGTCGTGGCGCGCTCGCGGGTCCGGTCTCCGTGGGCGTCGTCGTCGTCGACCTCGCGACGAAGCCGTGCCCGCCCGGGCTCACCGACTCCAAGCTCCTCACCGCGGCCGCCCGCGAGGCCCTCGTGGCGCCCGCACGCTCGTGGTGCGTCGCCTGGGCCGTGGGCCACGCCGGTCCTGCCGAGATCGACGCGCACGGGATCGTCGGTGCGCTGCGCCTCGCGGGCCGCCGGGCGCTCGCCCAGGTGCGCCGCACGGTCGGCGACGTCGACGCCGTCCTCCTGGACGGCAAGCACGACTGGCTCAGCCGCCCTTCCGCGGTCGACCTCTTCGAGGCGTTCGACCTCGACCCGCACGACGACGAGCAGCTCGTCGACCCGCGCGTGCGCACGCTGGTCAAGGCCGACCTCCAGTGCGCCTCGGTCGCCGCGGCGAGCGTCCTCGCCAAGACCGAGCGCGACGGCCTCATGACCAGCCTCGCGCGGCAGTACCCCGGCTTCGGGTGGGACCAGAACAAGGGCTACGGCGCGGCGGCGCACGTCGAGGCTCTGCGCGAGCACGGCCCGACGCCGCAGCACCGCCGGTCCTGGCGGCTGCCCGAGCGGGGCGACGAGGGCCTCGACGCCCCGGCGTACGGGGCGCCCGTGGACGTCCTCGAGCTCGACCCCGACGCGGGCCTGCCCACGAGCTGA
- a CDS encoding tyrosine recombinase XerC, whose amino-acid sequence MTRSTRPDDADAPDERQADALPPALDAALADFGTYLEVAQGSSAHTVRAYTGDVESLLGHAVRNGASSPEDVDLAALRAWLTEQSERGLARATLARRGAAARAFFDWARRTGRVVADPAARLASPRVPRTLPTVLTADAAGRLLDAAREAAAAGDPARLREWAAAELLYGAGIRVGELAGIDVDDVDLSQRVVRVLGKGDKERVVPFGVPAARAVTRWLDSGRPALVTERSGAALLVGDRGGRWGQRQVRDVVHRLALAAGVDDVAPHDLRHSAATHLLAGGSDLRSVQEILGHSSLATTQRYTHVTAERLRSSFEQAFPRA is encoded by the coding sequence GTGACCCGCTCGACCCGTCCCGACGACGCCGACGCACCCGACGAGCGCCAGGCCGACGCCCTGCCGCCCGCGCTCGACGCGGCGCTCGCGGACTTCGGGACGTATCTCGAGGTCGCTCAGGGCTCGTCCGCCCACACGGTGCGCGCGTACACGGGCGACGTCGAGTCGCTCCTGGGCCACGCCGTGCGGAACGGGGCGTCGTCGCCGGAGGACGTCGACCTCGCGGCCCTGCGCGCGTGGCTGACCGAGCAGTCCGAGCGCGGGCTCGCCCGGGCGACGCTCGCGCGCCGGGGTGCGGCCGCGCGGGCGTTCTTCGACTGGGCGCGGCGGACCGGGCGCGTGGTTGCGGACCCGGCGGCCCGGCTCGCGAGCCCGCGCGTCCCGCGCACCCTGCCGACCGTGCTCACGGCCGACGCGGCGGGCAGGTTGCTCGACGCCGCGCGGGAGGCGGCGGCCGCGGGCGACCCTGCCCGGTTGCGCGAGTGGGCCGCCGCCGAGCTGCTGTACGGGGCCGGGATCCGCGTGGGCGAGCTCGCGGGGATCGACGTGGACGACGTCGACCTGTCGCAGCGGGTCGTCCGGGTGCTCGGCAAGGGGGACAAGGAGCGCGTCGTGCCGTTCGGCGTCCCGGCGGCACGAGCAGTGACGCGCTGGCTGGACTCGGGGCGGCCGGCGCTCGTGACGGAGCGGTCGGGCGCGGCGCTCCTCGTCGGGGACCGGGGCGGTCGGTGGGGGCAGCGGCAGGTGCGCGACGTCGTGCACCGGCTCGCGCTCGCGGCCGGGGTCGACGACGTCGCCCCGCACGACCTGCGGCACAGCGCCGCGACGCACCTCCTCGCCGGCGGCTCCGACCTGCGCAGTGTGCAGGAGATCCTGGGGCACTCCTCGCTCGCGACGACGCAGCGCTACACCCACGTGACGGCCGAGCGGCTGCGCAGCTCGTTCGAGCAGGCCTTCCCGCGGGCCTGA
- a CDS encoding M23 family metallopeptidase, which produces MALDRTPVTARRRAVALALSALLLVLAPAATAAPGGRLVAASAASPGWVPPLDRAPDALGVLAPFDPPLHDWLPGHRGVDLAAGTGENVLAPAPGVVTFAGPVAGRDVVVVTHDDGLRTSLEPVTAVAPRGTRVAAGSVVGTVQGPADGGAVAGHCAGTCVHWGERRGERYVDPLALLGERPPIVLLPLGEP; this is translated from the coding sequence ATGGCTCTCGACCGTACTCCTGTGACCGCCCGGCGCCGTGCGGTCGCCCTCGCGCTGTCCGCGCTCCTGCTCGTCCTGGCCCCGGCGGCGACTGCCGCGCCGGGCGGGCGCCTGGTCGCCGCCTCGGCCGCGTCCCCCGGCTGGGTTCCGCCGCTCGACCGCGCGCCCGACGCGCTCGGCGTGCTCGCGCCGTTCGACCCGCCGCTGCACGACTGGCTGCCCGGCCACCGGGGCGTCGACCTCGCCGCGGGCACCGGGGAGAACGTCCTGGCCCCGGCACCGGGGGTCGTCACGTTCGCCGGACCCGTCGCGGGCCGCGACGTGGTGGTCGTCACGCACGACGACGGCCTGCGCACGTCGCTCGAGCCGGTCACCGCCGTGGCGCCGCGGGGGACGCGCGTCGCCGCGGGGAGCGTCGTCGGGACCGTGCAAGGACCCGCGGACGGCGGGGCGGTCGCGGGCCACTGCGCGGGCACCTGCGTGCACTGGGGCGAGCGGCGGGGCGAGCGGTACGTCGACCCGCTCGCGCTGCTCGGCGAGCGACCGCCGATCGTGCTCCTCCCGCTCGGGGAGCCGTGA
- the rplS gene encoding 50S ribosomal protein L19, translated as MHTLDSVDAASLRSDVPDFRPGDTLKVNVKVVEGTRSRVQAFQGVVIARQGSGIRETFTVRKISFGVGVERTFPVHSPSIESVEVVTRGDVRRAKLYYLRALRGKKAKIKEKRDTAPAR; from the coding sequence ATGCACACGCTGGACAGCGTCGACGCAGCATCGCTGCGCAGCGACGTCCCGGACTTCCGTCCCGGCGACACGCTCAAGGTCAACGTCAAGGTCGTCGAGGGCACCCGCTCCCGCGTCCAGGCGTTCCAGGGCGTCGTCATCGCCCGTCAGGGCAGCGGGATCCGTGAGACGTTCACGGTCCGCAAGATCAGCTTCGGCGTGGGTGTCGAGCGCACGTTCCCCGTGCACTCGCCGTCCATCGAGTCGGTCGAGGTCGTGACGCGCGGTGACGTGCGTCGCGCCAAGCTGTACTACCTGCGCGCGCTGCGCGGCAAGAAGGCGAAGATCAAGGAGAAGCGCGACACCGCGCCCGCTCGCTGA
- the pyrH gene encoding UMP kinase gives MSTVTAGEQTTPREGTEHRRVLLKLSGETFGGGQIGLAPDVVQRVAQEIADAVAQGVQVAIVVGGGNFFRGAELSQRGLDRARADYMGMLGTVMNCLALQDFLEQAGVKTRVQTAITMGQVAEPYIPLRAIRHLEKGRVVIFGAGAGMPYFSTDTVSVQRALETHCQEVLMGKNGVDGVYTADPRKDPSATKLDHLTYTDALVNDLGVMDATALSLCRDNDVRMRVFGMSEPGNVTRALVGENIGTLVTTD, from the coding sequence GTGTCGACAGTGACGGCAGGCGAGCAGACCACGCCCCGCGAGGGGACCGAGCACCGGCGGGTGCTCCTCAAGCTGTCGGGCGAGACGTTCGGCGGCGGGCAGATCGGTCTGGCGCCCGACGTCGTCCAGCGTGTCGCCCAGGAGATCGCGGACGCGGTCGCCCAGGGCGTGCAGGTCGCCATCGTCGTCGGCGGGGGGAACTTCTTCCGCGGCGCCGAGCTCTCGCAGCGCGGGCTCGACCGTGCGCGCGCCGACTACATGGGCATGCTCGGGACCGTCATGAACTGCCTCGCGCTCCAGGACTTCCTCGAGCAGGCGGGGGTGAAGACGCGCGTGCAGACCGCCATCACCATGGGTCAGGTCGCCGAGCCGTACATCCCGCTGCGGGCGATCCGCCATCTCGAGAAGGGCCGCGTCGTCATCTTCGGCGCCGGCGCGGGCATGCCGTACTTCTCCACCGACACGGTCTCCGTGCAGCGCGCCCTGGAGACGCACTGCCAGGAGGTCCTCATGGGCAAGAACGGCGTGGACGGCGTCTACACGGCGGACCCGCGCAAGGACCCGTCGGCGACGAAGCTCGACCACCTCACGTACACCGACGCGCTCGTCAACGACCTCGGGGTCATGGACGCGACGGCGCTGAGCCTGTGCCGGGACAACGACGTGCGGATGCGCGTGTTCGGCATGAGCGAGCCGGGGAACGTCACGCGTGCCCTGGTCGGCGAGAATATTGGCACACTGGTCACGACCGACTGA
- the tsf gene encoding translation elongation factor Ts yields MANYTAADIKALRERTGAGMLDVKKALDEADGDAEKALEIIRVKGLKGVAKREGRSTSEGLIAVDIRDTEGGQVATLIELNSETDFVAKNDTFISLADRVLKAVAEAGARDADAALAADADGETVQQVIDNQAATLGEKIVLRRVTRVAGERVTAYLHRTARDLPPSIGVVVATDAAGEAVAKDVAQHVAAMSPTYLSRDEVPADTVENERRIAEETSRNEGKPEAALPKIIEGRLNGFFKDVVLVDQPLAKDPKKTVGQVVSEAGGTVTEFVRYRVGA; encoded by the coding sequence ATGGCGAACTACACCGCCGCTGACATCAAGGCGCTGCGCGAGCGCACCGGCGCCGGCATGCTCGACGTCAAGAAGGCTCTGGACGAGGCGGACGGCGACGCGGAGAAGGCGCTCGAGATCATCCGCGTCAAGGGTCTGAAGGGCGTCGCGAAGCGCGAGGGCCGCTCGACCTCCGAGGGCCTCATCGCCGTCGACATCCGCGACACCGAGGGTGGCCAGGTCGCGACGCTCATCGAGCTCAACTCCGAGACGGACTTCGTCGCGAAGAACGACACGTTCATCTCCCTCGCGGACCGCGTCCTCAAGGCAGTGGCCGAGGCCGGCGCGCGCGACGCCGACGCGGCGCTCGCCGCGGACGCCGACGGCGAGACCGTCCAGCAGGTCATCGACAACCAGGCCGCGACGCTCGGCGAGAAGATCGTCCTGCGCCGCGTGACCCGCGTCGCCGGCGAGCGCGTCACCGCGTACCTGCACCGCACCGCGCGCGACCTGCCGCCGTCGATCGGCGTCGTCGTCGCCACGGACGCCGCGGGCGAGGCCGTGGCGAAGGACGTCGCGCAGCACGTCGCCGCGATGTCCCCGACGTACCTGTCGCGCGACGAGGTCCCGGCCGACACGGTCGAGAACGAGCGCCGCATCGCCGAGGAGACCTCGCGCAACGAGGGCAAGCCCGAGGCCGCTCTGCCGAAGATCATCGAGGGTCGCCTGAACGGCTTCTTCAAGGACGTCGTCCTCGTCGACCAGCCGCTCGCGAAGGACCCGAAGAAGACGGTCGGCCAGGTCGTCTCCGAGGCCGGTGGCACCGTCACCGAGTTCGTGCGGTACCGCGTCGGCGCCTGA
- a CDS encoding YraN family protein — MGAKDAVGRYGERVAAAHLVEAGWTLLDRNWRGTRGELDVVAMDGDVLVAVEVKTRRGTGFGHPAQAVTPAKLGRLRRLTGEWLATHDVRARSVRIDVVAVLVARAGAAQVEHLVGVSA; from the coding sequence ATGGGAGCGAAGGACGCCGTCGGGCGGTACGGGGAGAGGGTGGCCGCGGCCCACCTGGTCGAGGCGGGCTGGACCCTGCTCGACCGCAACTGGCGCGGGACGCGCGGCGAGCTCGACGTCGTCGCCATGGACGGCGACGTGCTGGTCGCCGTCGAGGTGAAGACGCGGCGCGGCACCGGCTTCGGGCACCCCGCCCAGGCCGTGACGCCCGCCAAGCTCGGCCGTCTGCGCCGGCTCACGGGGGAGTGGCTCGCGACGCACGACGTGCGCGCGCGGTCGGTCCGCATCGACGTCGTCGCGGTGCTCGTGGCCCGTGCGGGCGCGGCGCAGGTGGAGCACCTCGTCGGGGTGAGCGCCTGA
- the frr gene encoding ribosome recycling factor, with translation MIDETLLEAEEKMDKAVEVAKEDFAAIRTGRANAAMFNKITVDYYGAPTPLQQLASFTVTEARTILVSPFDKSSITAVEKSLRDSDLGVNPSNDGNVVRVVLPALTEERRRDFVKLAKSKAEDSRVSIRNVRRRAKEELDRIARDGEAGEDEVGRAEKELEALTKAHVDQVDALLAGKESELLEV, from the coding sequence GTGATCGACGAGACCCTCCTCGAGGCCGAGGAGAAGATGGACAAGGCCGTCGAGGTGGCCAAGGAGGACTTCGCCGCGATCCGCACGGGCCGTGCGAACGCCGCGATGTTCAACAAGATCACGGTCGACTACTACGGTGCGCCGACGCCGCTGCAGCAGCTCGCGTCGTTCACGGTGACCGAGGCGCGCACGATCCTCGTCTCCCCGTTCGACAAGAGCTCGATCACCGCGGTCGAGAAGTCGCTGCGCGACTCCGACCTCGGCGTGAACCCCTCGAACGACGGCAACGTCGTCCGCGTCGTGCTGCCCGCCCTCACGGAGGAGCGCCGCCGTGACTTCGTGAAGCTCGCGAAGTCGAAGGCCGAGGACTCGCGCGTCTCGATCCGCAACGTGCGTCGTCGTGCCAAGGAGGAGCTGGACCGCATCGCGCGTGACGGCGAGGCCGGCGAGGACGAGGTCGGGCGCGCCGAGAAGGAGCTCGAGGCCCTCACCAAGGCGCACGTGGACCAGGTCGACGCTCTCCTCGCGGGCAAGGAGAGCGAGCTGCTCGAGGTCTGA
- the dprA gene encoding DNA-processing protein DprA — MAERRAGPSTPVRPVFDVTDDRLARAAWSRLAEPGDEVAVALVEQLGASAALAWLVEAVNDPAGARRELVGLAAGDGEDRERLNGLLGVAGAGAGAPTDDPCARGRDPRSGPVARLLRAVARWAPRLDGLDPRRELHVLDRLDGSLVVPGDPGWPTALDDLGAVRPLALWVRGSDSLAALAARSVAVVGARACTDYGRHVTGEIASGLVTRGFTVVSGGAYGIDAAAHRAALVSGGPTVAFLAGGVDRLYPVGNTELLRAVVGTGGAVVSEVPPGSVPSRVRFLLRNRLIAAFAGATVVVEAAWRSGSLSTAVRAAELSRPVGAVPGPVTSMASTGCHRLLRDGAAVCVTDADEVAELAGALARDAAPAAPAAGTRRAPRDAVYDGLDAVETRAWDALPLRSGAPTDAVARSAGLAVPEAVGALGRLEIRGLAERVPGGWRRVRAG; from the coding sequence GTGGCTGAGCGCCGGGCGGGCCCGTCGACGCCCGTGCGCCCGGTGTTCGACGTCACTGACGACCGGCTCGCCCGGGCGGCGTGGTCGCGTCTGGCCGAGCCGGGGGACGAGGTCGCGGTCGCGCTCGTCGAGCAGCTCGGGGCCTCGGCCGCGCTCGCCTGGCTCGTCGAGGCGGTGAACGACCCGGCCGGGGCCCGCCGCGAGCTCGTCGGGCTCGCGGCGGGAGACGGCGAAGACCGGGAGAGGCTGAACGGGCTGCTCGGGGTCGCCGGGGCTGGCGCCGGGGCGCCGACCGACGATCCGTGCGCGCGCGGTCGCGACCCGCGGAGCGGGCCCGTCGCGCGGCTCCTGCGCGCTGTCGCGCGGTGGGCGCCGCGGCTCGACGGGCTCGACCCGCGCCGCGAGCTCCACGTGCTGGACCGCCTCGACGGCTCCCTCGTCGTCCCGGGCGACCCGGGGTGGCCGACGGCCCTCGACGACCTCGGGGCGGTCCGTCCGCTCGCGCTGTGGGTCCGCGGGTCGGACAGTCTGGCGGCGCTGGCCGCGCGGTCCGTCGCGGTGGTGGGGGCGCGCGCCTGCACGGACTACGGGCGCCACGTGACGGGCGAGATCGCGTCGGGACTCGTGACGCGCGGGTTCACGGTCGTCTCGGGCGGCGCGTACGGCATCGACGCCGCGGCGCACCGTGCGGCGCTCGTCTCGGGCGGTCCGACCGTCGCGTTCCTCGCGGGCGGGGTGGACCGGCTCTACCCGGTCGGCAACACGGAGCTCCTCCGGGCCGTCGTGGGAACCGGGGGCGCGGTGGTGTCGGAGGTGCCGCCGGGCTCCGTGCCCAGCCGGGTCCGGTTCCTGCTGCGCAACCGGCTCATCGCGGCGTTCGCGGGCGCGACCGTGGTCGTGGAGGCGGCCTGGCGCTCCGGGTCGCTGAGCACGGCGGTCCGCGCCGCCGAGCTCTCGCGACCGGTCGGCGCCGTCCCCGGACCCGTGACGTCGATGGCGTCGACCGGCTGTCACCGGCTCCTGCGCGACGGCGCCGCCGTGTGCGTGACCGACGCCGACGAGGTGGCGGAGCTGGCCGGAGCGCTGGCGCGGGACGCGGCACCGGCGGCCCCGGCCGCGGGGACGCGCAGGGCGCCTCGCGACGCCGTGTACGACGGTCTCGACGCCGTCGAGACCCGGGCGTGGGACGCGCTACCGCTGCGGTCGGGTGCCCCGACGGACGCGGTCGCCCGGTCGGCGGGGCTCGCGGTCCCGGAGGCCGTCGGTGCCCTCGGTCGGCTCGAGATCCGGGGCCTGGCCGAGCGGGTGCCGGGCGGCTGGCGGCGCGTGCGCGCGGGGTGA
- a CDS encoding YifB family Mg chelatase-like AAA ATPase, with amino-acid sequence MGLGTTRAVALVGLSGHVVEVQAHLAASVPGFVLVGLPDAALSESRDRVRAAVTSSGIPWPQRKVTINLSPAALPKSGTGFDLAIAVALLAGAQVVPVRAVEDVVHLGELGLDGRLQPVRGVLPAVAAAVAAGFLDVVVPAADADEARLVPGARVVGATTLADVARLHGASLDDGGGDVSPVVVPRAAAERPRPGDLADVVGQEEARHALEVAAAGGHHLLLVGAPGAGKTMLASRLPGILPDLTEGEAVEVTAVHSVAGVFDPGAGLVRRPPYEDPHHTATPAAIVGGGSGLPRPGAASRAHRGVLFLDEAPEFGARVLQTLRQPLEHGELVIHRAGGTARYPARFQLVLAANPCPCGKGVGKGLECTCSPVAQRRYFGRLSGPLLDRVDVQVEVRPVTRVERAGTVRPESSAAVARRVAAARETASARLAGTPWRTNAEVPGTWLRDRLGPDPGLLNDVDTALDRGTLSLRGADRVLRLAWTVADLAGHAAPTRADVGAGLALRTRGYRG; translated from the coding sequence ATGGGCCTCGGGACGACCCGGGCCGTCGCGCTCGTCGGGCTGTCGGGCCACGTCGTCGAGGTGCAGGCGCACCTCGCGGCCTCGGTGCCCGGCTTCGTGCTCGTCGGGCTCCCTGACGCGGCGCTCAGCGAGTCGCGGGACCGCGTGCGCGCGGCCGTCACCTCGTCGGGCATCCCGTGGCCCCAGCGCAAGGTCACGATCAACCTCTCGCCGGCGGCGCTCCCCAAGTCCGGCACGGGCTTCGACCTCGCGATCGCGGTCGCGCTCCTCGCCGGCGCCCAGGTCGTCCCCGTGCGCGCCGTGGAGGACGTGGTGCACCTCGGCGAGCTCGGCCTCGACGGCCGCCTCCAGCCCGTGCGCGGCGTCCTGCCCGCGGTGGCCGCGGCCGTCGCCGCCGGGTTCCTCGACGTCGTCGTGCCCGCGGCCGACGCCGACGAGGCCCGCCTGGTCCCCGGCGCGCGCGTCGTGGGGGCGACGACGCTCGCCGACGTCGCGCGGCTCCACGGGGCGTCGCTCGACGACGGGGGCGGTGACGTGTCGCCGGTCGTGGTGCCCCGGGCCGCCGCAGAGCGTCCGCGGCCGGGCGACCTCGCCGACGTCGTCGGGCAGGAGGAGGCCCGGCACGCGCTCGAGGTCGCTGCCGCGGGAGGGCATCACCTGCTGCTCGTCGGCGCGCCGGGAGCGGGCAAGACGATGCTCGCCTCCCGCCTGCCCGGGATCCTGCCCGACCTCACCGAGGGCGAGGCCGTCGAGGTGACGGCGGTCCACTCGGTGGCCGGGGTGTTCGACCCGGGAGCCGGGCTCGTGCGTCGTCCGCCGTACGAGGATCCCCACCACACGGCGACGCCGGCGGCGATCGTCGGGGGCGGCAGCGGCCTGCCGCGGCCGGGTGCCGCGTCGCGCGCCCATCGCGGGGTCCTCTTCCTGGACGAGGCCCCCGAGTTCGGGGCGCGCGTGCTGCAGACCCTGCGCCAGCCGCTCGAGCACGGTGAGCTCGTGATCCACCGAGCCGGCGGGACCGCACGCTATCCCGCGCGCTTCCAGCTCGTCCTCGCGGCGAACCCGTGCCCGTGCGGCAAGGGCGTCGGCAAGGGGCTCGAGTGCACGTGCTCGCCCGTCGCGCAGCGTCGCTACTTCGGCCGGCTGTCCGGGCCGCTCCTGGACCGGGTCGACGTCCAGGTCGAGGTCCGCCCCGTCACCCGGGTCGAGCGCGCGGGCACCGTGCGGCCGGAGTCGAGCGCGGCGGTCGCCCGACGGGTGGCCGCCGCCCGGGAGACGGCGTCCGCGCGCCTGGCGGGGACGCCATGGCGGACGAACGCCGAGGTGCCCGGTACCTGGTTGCGCGACCGGCTGGGGCCCGACCCGGGCCTGCTGAACGACGTCGACACCGCGCTCGACCGCGGCACGCTGAGCCTGCGCGGCGCGGACCGCGTGCTGCGCCTCGCCTGGACGGTCGCCGACCTCGCCGGGCACGCCGCACCCACGCGCGCCGACGTCGGCGCGGGGCTCGCGCTCCGGACGCGGGGCTACCGTGGCTGA
- a CDS encoding DUF2469 domain-containing protein, with protein sequence MSAEDLENYETEMELALYREYRDVVGLFSYVVETERRFYLANQVDLQVRSAAGEVYFELRLADAWVWDVYRSARFVKSVRVVTFKDVNVEELAKAELQL encoded by the coding sequence GTGAGCGCCGAAGACCTCGAGAACTACGAGACCGAGATGGAGCTCGCGCTGTACCGCGAGTACCGCGACGTGGTGGGCCTGTTCTCGTACGTGGTGGAGACCGAACGTCGCTTCTACCTGGCGAACCAGGTGGACCTCCAGGTGCGTTCCGCCGCGGGCGAGGTGTACTTCGAGCTGCGGCTCGCCGACGCGTGGGTGTGGGACGTGTACCGGTCGGCGCGGTTCGTGAAGTCGGTCCGCGTGGTGACCTTCAAGGACGTCAACGTCGAGGAGCTCGCGAAGGCGGAGCTCCAGCTCTGA